A single genomic interval of Rhododendron vialii isolate Sample 1 chromosome 3a, ASM3025357v1 harbors:
- the LOC131320677 gene encoding translocase of chloroplast 34-like: protein MMASQIIREWTGIQQFPPATQTKMLELLGKLKQENVNSLTILVMGKGGVGKSSTVNSIIGERVMAVSAFQSEGPRPMIVSRSRAGFTLNIIDTPGIVEGGYVNDQALELIKRFLLNKTIDVLLYVDRLDAYRVDNLDRQVVRAITDSFGKEIWQRGMVVLTHAQLSPPDGLSYEDFFSRRSEALLKVVRGGARIANRELEDYSLPVVLVENSGRCNKNDCDEKIVPNGTAWIPNLVKTVADVVANGSKGILVDKKLIEGPNPNQRGKLLIPIILAIQYFLIIKPIKAWINHDVKNERKPAWELWDVDSAGQDGNLSD from the exons ATGATGGCGTCTCAGATAATCCGAGAATGGACTGGGATTCAGCAGTTCCCTCCTGCCACTCAGACCAAAATGCTTGAATTGCTTGGAAAACTCAAGCAAGAG AATGTAAACAGCCTGACAATTCTTGTGATGGGGAAAGGAGGTGTTGGAAAATCTTCGACGGTGAACTCCATCATTGGGGAAAGGGTGATGGCTGTCAGTGCATTCCAg TCAGAAGGGCCAAGACCTATGATAGTTTCACGGTCACGAGCAGGATTTACGTTGAACATAATCGACACTCCAGGAATCGTCGAAGGAGGATATGTCAATGATCAAGCACTTGAGCTCATAAAAAG GTTCCTTTTGAACAAAACCATTGATGTTTTGCTTTATGTCGACCGACTAGATGCGTATAGAGTGGATAACTTGGATAGACAGGTTGTCAGAGCTATAACTGATAGTTTTGGCAAAGAAATATGGCAAAGAGGAATGGTCGTCCTGACACATGCTCAGCTCTCTCCTCCAGATGGTTTGAGTTACGAGGATTTCTTCTCTAGAAGATCGGAAGCTCTTCTAAAAGTTGTTCGCGGGGGAGCTCGCATAGCGAACAGAGAATTGGAG GATTATTCTCTTCCAGTTGTTTTGGTTGAGAACAGTGGGAGATGTAATAAAAATGATTGTGACGAAAAG ATTGTTCCAAACGGGACCGCTTGGATTCCCAATCTAGTCAAAACAGTAGCAGATGTTGTTGCAAATGGAAGCAAGGGTATTTTGGTTGACAAAAAGCTAATTGAAGggccaaacccaaaccaaagggGGAAGTTGCTTATTCCTATCATTTTGGCAATCCAA TACTTTCTTATTATCAAACCGATTAAAGCGTGGATCAATCATGATGTCAAGAACGAAAGGAAACCTGCATGGGAGTTGTGGGACGTGGATTCCGCTGGACAGGATGGAAATTTGTCTGATTAG